AGCACCTAAGAGAATGATGAGAGTCAGAAAGGCCTCCGCTTACAACTCAGGTGGAACTGTCCTCCTTTTGTGGATGATCATTGTCCAATGTGTCTTTAGGAATTCCTGCTGCAAACAATATGATCTGAAAACATCCTTTGGAAAATCTCGTGGCCAGATTATTAATAAATGCCGATGATCAAAAAGCCCTGGGGAtggacttcctgggtggcccaggggttaaagactctgaactcccaatgcagggggcctgggttctatccctggtctggaaactaagatcccacatgccacctggTGGGgccataaaagaaaatctttgggGAACACATGGTCTCCTTTTATTGGGACAGCGTCCTCTCTGTGTTGAAACAACCCAGCGCTAATCAGGACACGGCCTCAAAACACACGTGTCTCTCCTCTGGCACCTAATGCGTCAGAGTTTGGGTTAAGATATATCaatattttctgaaactttctaaGAGGGTTTTTTTTCAACCAGAAGTGAGGCATCTTGCAATTACGTGCCCGATACGGCCAATTTTGGAAGGgctttcaaaaaggaaaacaaggtgTTAACCCGCCTCCTTATGGAAGGTGAACACTTGCAAATACACTGTACTCTGTGTCTCAGACTTGGGAGTGACAGGCTCGGAACAATCACGAGTATATGCAGAGCAATATTACAACCAGCTGGTaggtttttctaaaaagaaaatgccGCATTGGGAGGTGCTTCCTAAGGTGCTTCTTAACCCATGATTCTTAATGGAATGTATCAGACAAACATCTACAAACGAACATGAACATGTAGTCATACACACGTGGATAAGATTCTGTACAGTTTGTGTCTCAGATGCTTATATGTGTACATAAGAACAacacaggggggaaaaaatgctGCCTATCACCGCCCCCCCGGAGTTCCCTGAATTTCTGAATGCCATCTAACCCATGAAATGTTAAAGTCTTTCACTTTTAtacaaaatatctacaaaaatagATAAGATTTACAAAAACCAGAgagtattttccagttttcctcagTAACCCAAGGCAATGCTCCCTTTCCTGCGTCTCCATTCAGAACGTGGCCATCTCCAGCAGAGAGCGCTTGAAGAGCTGTGCATTCCTGGACAGGTCAGTCACCTGGTGGACCATCTCCTGCAGGGCGGGGGTACTGGGGTAGTGGAGCGCGGCCGTCTTGGTGGCCAAAACTATAGTCTTGAGCTGCTCGCACAGCTGGTTGCTGGAGTTCATCACTTTGTTGCGAACGTCCTGGGCGGCCACCTGCCGGGTCAGCGTGTCTCCGATGAACACCAGTTTGTGGGCGCTGAGAATGACAAACTTGCTGTGGGCCACGAAGATCCTCGGGGGCTGTGCCGAGCTGAGGCAGCTGAAGAGTGCGTCGATGGCGTTGAGCAGGGAGATGTAATGGGTCTCGCACTGGTCATAGTAGAAGCACAGCAGCTGCCGGTCCTGCGCGCTCACGCCGCTGCTGGTGGTCGGGAGGCTCTGGGACGGCTTCCACTTGGAGATGTCGTTCTCCACGGGCTTTGTGATTTCTTGTTCCAGTAGCTGGAACTGACTCAGCTGCAGGGGAGAAAAAAAGCCCGACTTAGTTAAGGACAAGGTGGTGTGTGCCGAAGTGGAAACTAACCAGGGCTTGTAGCTGTAAGACAGGGATCTCACGTCAGGTGGTTTTTTAGATGCCAGGCCTTATCAGGTTGCCTGGCTTGCCTGAGCTGTAAAATGCAGAGGTTGGGAAAGaggatggcaatggcaccccactccagtactcttgcctggaaaatcccatggacggaggactgtggtaggctgcagtccatggggtcgcaaagagtcagacacgactgagcgacttcattttcacttttcactttcatgcaccggagaaggaaatggcaacccactccggtgttcttgcctggagaatcccaggggtgggggagcctggcgggctgctgtctatggggtcgcacagagtcggacatgactgaagcgacttagcagcagcagcagcaaggaatccTCCAGCTCTGACTTCTGCGACTGGACACGATTGATCTCTTCTGTCCTCAGAGGGGCAGGCAGCGTAGGGTTTCAACCCAgctcctttggacagcaaagagatcaaaccagtcaatcctgaaggaaatcaaccctgactattcattggaaagactgatgctgaagtggaagctccaatactttgtaaacctgatgccaagagccaactcaatggaaaagaccctgatgctgagaaagattgaagacaggaggagaagggggcaacagacaATCAGATGGTTGCAGTCAAATGTTCTACCACTGAGCTATACACcctgatgagatggttggatggcctcaccgactcaatggacatgagtttgagcaaactccgggagatagtgaaggataaggaagcctggcatgctgcagtccttggaactgcaaagagtcagacacgactgagcaactgaataacaacagttaCCTATGTCTTTACGaaggttaaatgagttaacatttgCAAAGTGCTTAGAATAATGTTTGGTATTATGTAGGCTCTaggtaaatgtttattgagtggtGGCCAGGGAAAAGCAAATCCTTTTGTCAAGTCAGCCACTGATGTTGTTTGCTCCTTCTAGAGGAAAGCCTCGACTTTGTCCCTTTAATAGAAGATAGTCCATGACCCTTTTCTATTTTGCCTACTCTTTCTGTCCAGGTTTATAAATGTCATTATCCAGCAACACAGGGATGACTAATGCATAtaaataaggcttcccaggtgactcagtggtaaagaatctgcctgccaatgcaggagacttgagttcgatccctgggtcaggaaaatttgctggagaaggaaatggcaacctgctccggtattcttgctggagaatcccatggacagaggcgcctggtgggctacagtccatggcgtcacaaagagtagaacacgacttagcgactaaacaagaaaACAACAAATGCATACAAATACACATGCACTGTGGAAGAGATCTTCTCTAAAGGGATCTGAACACTGATTGGGCTCGTAACACCTAGACCCTCAACGCTGTCTAAAGGAAGGGACCTCACCCCGGATCAGACTCAGTGTTaactttctcccttctctccttgctCCTAGATGGTGTATCATTTAAAATGCAATGATAATAATTTCCAGCTATTGCACCAAGTGTCAGGAGAGACTGTCTTTGGCATGCAAGGACTATCCATTACTGGAGTTTAGGAGTCAGTCAATCTTCTGCCCTCAAATAGGGTTGAGTCTGAGCATGGCTAACCTCACCCAGCTTCTCCCTTGAGAAATGCACAGTGAGCTTTCCTTTTCCTTAGACTCTGTTTTCTTCTTAGGAATTACTATGATTTCCAACAAGTCCCCTAAAGCCCTGCAGTCTTAACTTGGCCGAATGCCAAAGCAAACATACACAGTGTGATGCTTCAGCGTAGTCAGCTTATGCTTTTCCAAGTATGTTCATAAACATATCATCTCATTAGATGGAGGGGAGgggattttctcattttatagagaaaTAATTGATGTTTGGGGAGATTAAGTGACTTAACTAAGGTCACACAGTTGGTTGGTGAGGAAGCACAGATGGGAACTCTGGTTCCCTGAGTTCTGTGTGCTATTTCATGTCACTGGACACCATTTCAGTTCATCTTAAAAGGCCTAGAAATCCTCAATCCATTTCTCGCTATTTTTATGCCCTTACATTAGCAATACCCATTATTATTTGCCACACTCATGCCCAACTTTTGAATGAAAGTGCCTTGCCTGAAGCCCTTAGTAAATGGACTTGGATATATTTCAAAAACAGTGAATCCTGTCCTCCAACCCTTAGACTGGACCAAGAATAGCCAAGCCATGGGCTTGtgtgggagagacagagagagagaggggagagaaggagacaGACGGACAGATAGATATGGCTCAGACTTTCGTTTGGGGGGAATTTTATAAACCACAGAAGGAGTTATTAGCTTAGGAAGCCGAGATGAAAACCTATCTACAGAAAAGGCTTTGAGTGGCCATTTATGGGTTCTGTAAAAGTTCCAGGGAAGCCAAATGAGTGGAGaagcagaggaaactggcagaaaacagaggcagaggaaGTCAATATAGAGAGAAGCAAAGGAAGTACAGAAAGGAGAGGGAACGTACAGTCTTAGATCTTTCAGATGTGGCTCtatctgtttcattttctgttcTTGAGTTCTCCCGTTAGGGCTTTACTATAAAACCCATTTGCTTGGGCCAGTTTGAGTGGGTCTTGCTCCTTGGGACCAACTGCCTTAACCCAAACAGTCCTAGTGTGTTAGACGTACAGTCTTGGCCTGGAAAGCTGCTATTTGAACAGAGTGCAGGTACACACAGCTGGATTAGCAAGGCCACAGAACCTTCTTTGTGTTCTTATACCCTATTTATGCTAAAGTGTACTGGAAGGATCAAAATCACGATCTTTTGAAGTCACACCTTTCTTATTAAATGGGAAGTCTTTTCAACACGAAATAGTTTTTGTTCCGATTGGACGTACCTGGTGATGTTCCAGCTGCATCTTATTCTGTttgatgatattttctttttccaagagcTCTTTCTGTTGCCTCTCGAACTCTTCCTTCCCCTATTATTTTTCAACATAAAGAAAACATTACATCACCACTATGATTCACTTATGCTAACAGCTTCATTGACAAACACGCAAATACTCTGCTACTTTCCACAGCTTTGGAAACGTCCTGCACGCCCAGCTAGGCCCTGTGAACCCCAGCTCTCATCCGGACTTCCAGAGTCACTATGTAGATCAGAAGTGAAAACTAAGATCCATTTCCATATGGGGCGCCACACTCTGCGCTCCACTTTACCATTTTTGTAGGATTACCCATGACCCCCACTCCCCCCAACCTCCTTAAGCAGTACTTTTTCTCAGGGTTCTTTTCTAATAGATTATTTGCAAACCCATAAACctcctgctcagttgcttcagttgtgtctgactctctgtgaccctacggactgtagcccaccaggctcctctgtccatgggattctcaagacgtgaatactggagtgggttgccacgccctcctccgtgggatcttcccaacccagggatcgaacctgcgtctcttacgtctcctcattgcaggcaggttctttaccactagcaccacccggaaAGTCCCAACGTGAAAGTGTCATCTGCTCagttgaccccacggactgtagcccgccaggctcctaagtccagggaattctcaaggcaagaatactggagtgggtggccattcccttcttcagggaatcttccccacccaagggtagaactcaggtctctcgcattgcaggcagattctttaccttctcagccaccagggaagcccctgcatgtCTAAATGTGGCCACATTACAtttctggaaagtgaaagtgaagttgctcagtcgtgtccgactctttgcgaccccatggactgtagcctaccaggctcctctgtccatgggattttccaggcaatagtactggagtggattgccatttccttctccaggggatcttcccaacccagggattgaaccccagtctcccgcgttgtagacagacgctttaccctctgagccaccagggaagtcctagtctCTTCAAATTATCTGCAGCTCTACACCAAATTAGTATTTTCCAAAATGCAGAGTTGGTCAACCAGCCGGGTAagtggcttttgttgttgttgtttgtttgttatctTTTGGCCcagccacatggcatgtgggatcttaattccctgaccaggggctggAGCTGTGCccgctgcattggaagtgcaaagACGTAACCCCGGGACTGCCGGGGATGTCCCTGGGGAGATGTGTAATGCCTCCATCTACTCGCCCCACACTGCTCTTCAGCACAAGGCGTGGTGGCTCTGCTCTCTCCTCCCCCTGCTGCACACGATGGAGCGGTGCTCAATAATCCTCGGGACAATCCACGGCTGTCGGTCAAATGAAAAGAATGGCGGAATGAGATAGTAAGCCCAATTCTAAATAACGGATCTTGTAGAATGTTTTAATTCCCCGAAGGGAAAGGGCAAGCTGTCATGATCCTGAGTCAATCTGGTAGAACTGTCACTTGTAGGAGGCAGACTGTGATGGCCTGATTTCCGATAAGCAGGTTAACTTCTAGATCAATTGGCAAATGCCCAGTGGTCTTCAAAGCAAGTCTACGGTGGGGTTAAGTTTCTCTGTGAGTAATtacacccccccccacacacagagtACAGAGCTGAAGGGAACTTAGGAAATTTTCTAGTGCAGAGGTTTTTGAATCTTTTTTCTAAAACAGTGAAGCACCCACTCCtcctaacttttcttcaaatTAAATATCCTGCAGAACCATATCGTGAAATGTGAATATAAGTGGAGCTGGCTTCAAGGGCCCACTGCcctacttggggcttccctggtggctcagcagtaaagaatctgccttccgtGCCAGAGCCACGGAagacgggttcgatctctgggttgggaagatcctctggaggagggcatggcaacccactcctgtattcttgcctggagaatcccatggacagaggaggctggcaggcgatagtccatagggtcacagagagttggacacgactgaagcaacttagcactatcCTACTTGGGTCAGGGGTGGCTGGTCTCTTCCTGCTTGCCTGAGGCGTATGGATCAGATCTAATTCAACTCTGTGCTtcattcattttgcaaatgaggaattCAGGTGAGTTTACATAAGCTGGTGACACAGTGTCCTGGAAAAGTCTAGAGGACTCTGGACCCTCAGACCAGCGTTCTTCCTACTGGACAACACCACCTCCAGCTTGTGAACCACTAACCGTGTTCCTGAACCTTTAATCGTGGTCTCCACTTCAGTGGTCTAGTCTACATCTTACAGGTGTGAGCCCCAGGCCCCTGCAGGTAAATATAGGTGCCTCGGGGTCTGGAATCTTTACCTGCAGGTGGACATAGTCATAGTCATCCATCCAGCTCCTTTCAGAGCCATCGCTGCTGCTACAGTCAGGGGGCTGCTCCTTGCCCAGGCTGGGGGGCAGTGGCTTGTTGAGGGCGGGGGCCTTGTGGTCCCCGGGGGGCAGCAGCTGCCCCGGGGAGCCGGTGGGCGGGTACTCGGTGGAGTTCGTGATGCTCTCCGGCCCGCCCTTCCCGGGGCCGGGTCTGAAGAGGGCCTCGGCGTTGGTGCTGATGGTTGTGGTGAGCTGCTTGGCGTCGTCCGGCACAGTCTTGGCCACCATCACGAAGCGGTCCAGGCTGTCCCACTTGTTGTGGGGCTTGTGGACGGCCAGCACGTTCAGGGACCAGCCGCACTCACTCAGCTCGTGGCTGGTCTGGCCCAGGATCTGGTGGGAGTCCTCCAGCCTCTGGAGCTCGCGCTTCACCTTGTGGTGGAGGACGAGCTCGGGGAGGCAGGCGGCATTCGCCGCGGCGCCCTGCGCGAAGTGCAGGTAGTCCCTGAGGGCCAGCTCCACCCTGTCCACGGCGGCGCGGACCCCGTTGACGTGCCGCTCCATGTAGCCGTAGCTCCGCCAGTCGGTGGTGACCAGTGCCATCAGGCTGGAGACGGCCCCGTCCAGGGCTTGCTGCAGCCGGAGCAGCCGCTCGAGGGCCGCGTCAGGGTCCAGGAAGAGCCTTCTGTCCTGCGCCGGGGAGGTGGACAGCGAGGACTCCTTGGAGGTGGTGGAGGACGTGGACATGGTGCTCCGCGTGCTGCCCGTGCTGGAGAAGGACAGCCGGTTGATGCCGTCCACCACGTCCACGGGGCCCTTGGCTTCCGGCGGCTGGTGCAGCGGCACGTCGTACACCCCGTCCCTCTCTTCCGGGCTGGCCTTCTCGCTGGTCTCTGCTGGCGCTTCCAGAAACTGGATGCCCCGGGGGATGTCGTAGGCATCATTGTTCTGGGAGCCCACGGGTGGGCCCAGCTGGGGGGCCGGCTGGGTCAGGGACGTGCCCCCGTGTCTCCGCGGGGCCAGCTCGGCAGCTCCGGGGGCGTCGCCGTTGTACTTAGGGTGCAGGTCCTTCCCCAGGGGCTTGGCGCCCGTTGGGGGGATGTCATAGACACCCTCGGGCCTGCCCGCTTGTCTCATGGGAGGCGGAAAGTCGTACTCTTTCTCCCGGAGCCCGGCCTCGTCTCTGTAGCCAGAGGGTGGAGTGGAGTATCCCTGGGAGGCAAGTGGACAAGGACGCTGTTATCTGCGGAGCTGGTCTAAGCGGCAGTGCAGAAACCACGCGGCACGTCCCCACGAGGGCCAGCGGTGCTCCCGAGtgccgccccctcccctctcctccgcGCACCAGGCGTCTCCTGAGGCTGTGCAGGGCTCTCGCCCCACCCTCTGTAGAGGGCGCCCTCCCCTGGACGCCCCGCTGCCCTGTGTGGACCCTCCTGTCTCAGCTGCTCTCGGGGTTCCTGGCCCACGTGTCAGGAGACCGGAGGTCTCCTCCCGGACCTCCCAGCGAGGTGATGCTCAATCAGCTGCTGAAAGGTCCTGAGACGCAGTTCCCTCTTATGTGGAATCAGGATAACTGTACTTCCTGTGCAGGCCTAGCCCACACTGACTCCAAACCTGTATGCCTGTACACGGCCTGAGTCATCTGTGATGTCCTGTATAAACATGAGCCACGTAACATATAGGCTTCCCTCCTCACTCAGTccctaaagaatctgcttgaggtgctggagacctgggttcaatccctgggtcgggaagatcccctggaggagggcatggcaacccattccagtattcctgcctggagaatcccatggacagaggagcttggcgggctacagtccatgggattgaaaacagtcagacatgactaggcgactacaccaccaccataGGACATATATGAGTTGCTTGCCAAACAGAATCGATTGCTTTTCCTTCCTACTGGCTCACCTTATTGACTACCCATTTTCTTACGGGGAGGGGGGTTAAATATGGAATCCCCACAATTGTCTTTGTTGTCTCTTCTTCCCCCCtggctccccttccctccctgttCTTGCACACAAAGACAAGTTTTTCCTCTTTGGATTATCTCAGcgtgtgcacactcacacacacacacacacacacacacacacatgcacgcttGTGGCAGCTTCTGCAGTAGCTCACTTACCCCTTTGCTAGGAGGGATGTCATAGACCCCTTGAGGCTTTATCTCTCCCACAGGGACAGAAAACACAGGAACCTTCACAGAGGACGGCGGGATGTCATACACCTGGGGAGAAACACCTGAGTCAGCCAGCATGGAAATACttgtcatttttatgttttttttttttttttcaatttacacATCTATTTTTGCCCGTGCTAAGTCTTTCTTGCTgtgtggcttttctctagtgatGGCACAAggaggctgctctctggttgcggtgcggGGGCTTCACGTTTTGGGGGCTTTTTCTGTTGCAGagccccggctctagagcacaggcttggttATGGCTCACGGGCtgagttgctccgtggcacgtgggatcttctgggaccagggatcgaacccaagtctcctgcactgggaggtggtttctttacgactgagccaccaagaaaagtCCTACTTGTTATTTTGTTATGTACTAAGCTTTTAATGATGGACGTGTTTACCAGGTTATGTATTCCCTTGCTCTTTGGCTGAATTCTATGTAATAAAAATTGACGGAATTTTTCAATTTTGGGTTCTTTGACTTAGATTGAGTATAAAAATGATCTTAGGTGAAAAAAATCTGCACTGtgtgtactttattattttttaatttaacttaatgGTTTGTGGCTACACTGCATAGCATGaggggatcttggttccctgagtagggatccaacctgtgccccctaacctctggatctccagggaattcccaacactGTCTGTactttaaagtgtattttaaacTTTACGCTCCCTGAGAAAACGATAAGCAACAAAAGCTTTGTGAGATCAAAGCCTCAGATTCCTTAATAACACAAATCCAGAAAACAAGTAATCCTGGCCCCTGAATAGACAACCTAAGTAAAGCTTCACATGAAATGTGCAGATTTTGTGAACTTCCCTTTCCTCTGGAGCCCAGAAGGAAAGCTGCCCCGAGGTGGCCCCTCCCCGGTGACGACCACGTTCTTGGTACGCACCCCGTGAGCCGTCTGGAAAGGAGGGACATCATAGACGTCCTTTTGGTATCTGGTCGGGTACTCGTACACATAGCCGTGGCTTGTCCTCACCGGCGTGATCACCTGTGGATGGGGAGACACGAGTAAACTTCCAAACCGAGTCCTGAGGGCATCGCAAAGCCTCTGGATCAGACGCTCCGCCCCCATCTCTCCCCCACCAGGAAGcaaaaaggaagagggaggagaccAAAGGAAGGAGACGAGGAGACACCAAGCCAGTCAACTTTCAAGTCCCTCTTGAATCCCAGTGAAGAACCAGTCCCTGAaatctctctgccttcctcatgGTAATAAAATCACCTTAGAGTTGGTCAGACCAAGTCCTGATTCCCAAAAGGTACTTGAAGAGAACGAGttcatttgcttcagttgtggctgactctttgcgaccccgtggactgtggcccaccagactcctctgtgcatgggattctcctggcaagaatactagggtcagtttccatttcctcctccaggggattttcctgacccaggaattgaacctgcatcttctgcattgcaggagtattctttgcccactgagccacctcagaagcccacTTGAAGGGAGAATTgtgtttaaattatgaaagtcCTAGATCAACCCTCTGGAGCACAgcataatgaaaagaaaagaaaaggaaaaaaagggctCTGAAACCATTTGTAAAGTGAATAATGT
This genomic window from Bos mutus isolate GX-2022 chromosome 23, NWIPB_WYAK_1.1, whole genome shotgun sequence contains:
- the NEDD9 gene encoding LOW QUALITY PROTEIN: enhancer of filamentation 1 (The sequence of the model RefSeq protein was modified relative to this genomic sequence to represent the inferred CDS: deleted 2 bases in 2 codons) — translated: MKYKNLMARALYDNVPECAEELAFRKGDILTVIEQNTGGLEGWWLCSLHGRQGIVPGNRVKLLIGPVQETSSNQDLPTSGLGAPPFGQQKLYQIPNPQGAPRDTIYQVPPSYQNQGIYQVPTGHGTQEQDVYQVPPSGQRALGGANGPHLSKKVITPVRTSHGYVYEYPTRYQKDVYDVPPFQTAHGVYDIPPSSVKVPVFSVPVGEIKPQGVYDIPPSKGGYSTPPSGYRDEAGLREKEYDFPPPMRQAGRPEGVYDIPPTGAKPLGKDLHPKYNGDAPGAAELAPRRHGGTSLTQPAPQLGPPVGSQNNDAYDIPRGIQFLEAPAETSEKASPEERDGVYDVPLHQPPEAKGPVDVVDGINRLSFSSTGSTRSTMSTSSTTSKESSLSTSPAQDRRLFLDPDAALERLLRLQQALDGAVSSLMALVTTDWRSYGYMERHVNGVRAAVDRVELALRDYLHFAQGAAANAACLPELVLHHKVKRELQRLEDSHQILGQTSHELSECGWSLNVLAVHKPHNKWDSLDRFVMVAKTVPDDAKQLTTTISTNAEALFRPGPGKGGPESITNSTEYPPTGSPGQLLPPGDHKAPALNKPLPPSLGKEQPPDCSSSDGSERSWMDDYDYVHLQGKEEFERQQKELLEKENIIKQNKMQLEHHQLSQFQLLEQEITKPVENDISKWKPSQSLPTTSSGVSAQDRQLLCFYYDQCETHYISLLNAIDALFSCLSSAQPPRIFVAHSKFVILSAHKLVFIGDTLTRQVAAQDVRNKVMNSSNQLCEQLKTIVLATKTAALHYPSTPALQEMVHQVTDLSRNAQLFKRSLLEMATF